The following are encoded in a window of Nilaparvata lugens isolate BPH chromosome 13, ASM1435652v1, whole genome shotgun sequence genomic DNA:
- the LOC111053468 gene encoding constitutive coactivator of PPAR-gamma-like protein 1, translating to MGVQDLQAYLEGGTVQGSCSNVDLVRIAKTMSARFVKQAQKKGANHQPNQFSLVVDGECCLDRLYGGYFSDWACGGQWNRMVMFLSQFVNSLKKANIDLVVFFNGCIESQRMKEWVQNQQQTRVKVNQVLRHITTKGTPPPKVWWTPPVCLRTAVRMVLRHLEVTVMCTMDDHHQEVIAYCRENALHGLLADDAEYAAFDPPRYFSARQLKLTYKGSLETKEYNLSELNKEMGLSTEKLCILVALLGNYILTENDLVDIYKKQGINQPVGKIPAEVLVEKMAALVKSLPAGEKLADTCAAILGSDKDPRLAKLKQSIQYYLDGTKDGFLDYRAANTGKKHRGNKNKQDHSAADKQNAATAAAASTTTATTDTIQEPDLDTTRLASETAESEMTSLQQYKEATAAMPQAKPEIIIDDTGKEAPEPEVAAATTGSEPEPPLVNGSGSPVQNGGTPNQLAIDSSSSNSSSPGATSPARGESAGEKNSKKGGKKDKDGGGKGGGKGGQPIQLPPVASEVMRTVSERHNKGLMSPFMYQILAQGEIKLPVIMEDEQHKEIPSIHLFYKPIRQMVYAILFNMHHHTFMANKNKEKTGQEGKLPDIRIKEWVCTKNNPYNKPEIVKAESLGWGVPTVQRLWFGTTMDDMRRRRRAYLTCMRSDTPLIVNYDYVPQHILIMATVLRYMMSFPEKKVLRRSELDAFIVTTLAPELMNAEYNQELQLPVVSSRGVQLATMFMQGVETALLVNDACGAPIPWLMCCPWLFFDGKLFHHHLARASQAKNLSELCEHRLRVIMKVERVRQAILEGLNVQFARPPLPLVIQNSRASPLYSTPGAPPGAHAHMVAAGMIQSQRNANQAPPNSHLSSALASHAHASMLSARGGIGGALSRRAAGIPSNSGGRLEIAGVVVGSWGPNYGLSTLGVNRSMMLQPQVTSVNAVSNYTGVSFRGGRPSFNTNRGGGVNKGGKGRGGFKAQQTNKKRSTSVGSSQKKENKKTGKGRGMTVVLPDTGETVLATEMVDDVSDKKILMNRTNNANNTEMVNGKTGGGGGGGDDLIGQFEDACTIENGAMNGEGDAKINSILATATEGN from the exons ATGGGGGTTCAGGACTTGCAAGCGTACCTGGAGGGGGGTACCGTACAAGGGTCTTGCTCCAACGTGGATCTGGTTCGAATTGCCAAAACGATGTCAGCGCGTTTCGTGAAGCAAGCACAGAAGAAGGGAGCAAATCATCAGCCCAACCAATTTAGTCTGGTAGTCGACGGAGAATGTTGTCTGGATCGCTTGTATGGTGGATATTTTTCTG ATTGGGCATGCGGTGGTCAGTGGAATCGTATGGTTATGTTTTTGTCTCAGTTTGTGAACAGCCTCAAGAAGGCAAACATCGATTTGGTTGTTTTCTTCAACGGATGCATCGAGTCACAGCGCATGAAGGAGTGGGTGCAAAACCAGCAGCAGACCCGTGTCAAAGTTAACCAg GTACTACGGCACATCACGACGAAAGGCACACCACCGCCGAAGGTGTGGTGGACACCACCTGTGTGCCTGCGCACCGCAGTGCGAATGGTGCTGCGTCACCTAGAGGTGACCGTCATGTGCACCATGGATGACCACCACCAGGAGGTGATCGCCTACTGCCGCGAGAACGCCCTGCATGGTCTGCTGGCTGACGACGCCGAGTATGCCGCCTTCGATCCGCCCCGATACTTCTCCGCCAGGCAGCTCAAACTCACTTACAAG GGCTCTTTGGAAACAAAGGAATACAACCTGAGCGAACTGAACAAAGAAATGGGTCTGAGCACTGAGAAGCTGTGCATCCTGGTGGCGCTTCTCGGCAACTACATTTTGACCGAAAACGATCTCGTCGATATCTACAAGAAGCAAGGCATCAACCAGCCGGTGGGCAAGATCCCCGCTGAAGTGCTGGTTGAAAAGATGGCCGCTCTCGTCAAGTCGCTGCCTGCCGGTGAGAAGCTGGCCGATACTTGTGCCGCCATCTTGGGCTCGGACAAGGATCCCCGACTGGCCAAACTGAAGCAGAGTATTCAGTACTACCTGGATGGTACCAAGGACGGATTTCTCGATTACCGCGCGGCTAATACTG GTAAGAAGCACCGTGGCAACAAAAACAAACAGGACCACAGTGCGGCCGACAAACAAAACgcagcaacagcagcagcagcatcaacaacaacagcaacaacagACACAATCCAGGAGCCCGACCTGGACACAACACGGCTGGCCTCCGAGACAGCCGAGTCGGAAATGACCAGTCTGCAGCAATACAAGGAGGCCACAGCCGCTATGCCGCAAGCCAAACCGGAAATAATCATCGACGACACCGGAAAGGAAGCGCCGGAACCGGAAGTGGCCGCCGCTACCACCGGAAGTGAGCCGGAACCGCCGCTGGTTAACGGAAGTGGGTCGCCGGTGCAAAATGGCGGCACTCCCAATCAGCTGGCCATTGACTCTAGTAGTTCGAACAGTTCTTCGCCAG GTGCGACATCACCTGCGCGCGGCGAAAGTGCGGGGGAGAAAAATTCGAAAAAAGGTGGCAAGAAAGACAAAGATGGCGGTGGCAAAGGTGGTGGTAAGGGAGGGCAACCGATTCAGTTGCCGCCCGTGGCGTCCGAAGTGATGCGAACTGTGTCCGAGCGCCACAACAAGGGACTCATGTCGCCCTTCATGTACCAGATATTGGCACAG GGAGAAATAAAACTGCCAGTGATAATGGAAGACGAACAGCATAAGGAGATTCCCAGCATACACCTGTTCTACAAACCAATCCGGCAAATGGTCTATGCCATTCTATTCAACATGCACCATCACACTTTCATGGCCAACAAAAACAAGGAAAAAACTG GCCAGGAAGGAAAATTGCCGGATATCAGAATCAAAGAATGGGTGTGCACCAAAAATAATCCATACAATAAGCCAGAGATCGTGAAGGCGGAAAGTCTGGGCTGGGGAGTACCAACAGTACAGAGGCTATGGTTTGG aaCCACAATGGATGATATGAGACGGAGAAGGAGAGCCTACCTCACATGTATGCGATCAGACACACCTCTCATTGTCAACTATGACTATGTTCCACAGCATATTCTCATCATGGCTACAGTTCTCAG GTACATGATGTCGTTCCCTGAAAAGAAAGTTCTGAGGAGGTCAGAATTGGATGCTTTCATTGTTACCACTTTGGCACCTGAACTCATGAATGCCGAATACAACCAGGAACTGCAG TTGCCAGTAGTGTCAAGTCGCGGCGTGCAGTTGGCAACAATGTTCATGCAGGGCGTGGAGACAGCGCTTCTTGTGAACGACGCATGTGGGGCGCCCATTCCCTGGCTCATGTGCTGTCCTTGGCTCTTCTTCGACGGCAAACTGTTCCACCATCATCTGGCCAG AGCATCGCAAGCCAAGAACCTGTCTGAGCTTTGCGAGCACCGTCTGCGAGTCATCATGAAAGTGGAACGCGTTCGGCAAGCGATCCTTGAAGGACTGAACGTGCAGTTCGCGCGACCGCCATTGCCGCTGGTGATTCAAAACTCGCGCGCTTCCCCTCTCTACTCAACGCCCGGTGCACCACCTGGTGCGCATGCGCACATGGTGGCGGCCGGAATGATCCAATCACAGCGCAACGCCAACCAGGCCCCGCCCAATTCGCACCTCTCCTCGGCACTAGCCTCGCACGCTCACGCCAGTATGCTGTCTGCTCGCGGCGGAATAGGAGGTGCTCTGTCCCGGCGTGCGGCTGGCATTCCCTCCAACTCGGGCGGTCGTCTGGAGATTGCCGGCGTTGTGGTGGGCAGCTGGGGACCCAACTATGGATTGTCGACGCTCGGTGTCAACCGGTCCATGATGTTGCAGCCTCAG GTGACGTCAGTGAATGCCGTATCGAACTATACGGGAGTGTCATTCAGAGGAGGACGTCCTTCATTCAACACGAACCGCGGAGGCGGAGTCAACAAGGGAGGAAAGGGTCGCGGCGGATTCAAGGCACAG CAAACTAACAAGAAGCGATCAACATCAGTTGGCAGCTCTCAGAagaaagagaacaagaagaCAGGAAAAGGACGAGGAATGACCGTTGTTCTCCCTGATACCGG